Below is a window of Flavobacterium cyclinae DNA.
CGGTTTGAGAAGGAATTTCGCAATTTAAATTTACTATGTAATGTTCTTTCATTATTTGCAACTTTATCGGCTGAAATTCCAATTTTATTTTGTGCATAACCATAACTCAATCCGGTTTGAAGTTGTAAATTATCATTCAAATACCCTTTATACGAAGTATTGAAATAGAAATTATTGTTTTTCAAATCAAAACGAATTTTTTCATCAAAATTGATATCTTTCTGATTCAAATCGAAGGTAGAATAATCAAATGCACTATAAAATTTAAAAATTCCATTTTTAAATTTATATCTAAAAATACTTTCTCCTGAAAGAGATTGTACTGGTTTATTCCAATCTAAATTTTGAGGAACCATCTTTTGATATGGCGCCAAATTAATATAACTCGTATTCAAGGAAAAAGAACTTTTATCCCATTTTCTTGTTTTCCCTAATCCAACACCAACAGTCATAATTGAGATATCTGTTTGATTTTGAATTGGTTCATCAATCGTATTCATTAATAAAACACTCGACAAAGCATCTCCAAATTCGGCACTATAACCACCTGTAGAAAAGGTAATACCGCTAAACAAGAAAGGTGAAAATCTACCTCTAGTTGGCACATTGTTAGCACTAACTCCATAAGGTTGCCCTACTCTAATTCCGTCTACATAGGTTTGCGTTTCGTCCGCTTCTCCTCCACGAACAAATAACCTTCCGTTTTCACCAACCGTTTGTGTTCCAGGCAAAGTTTCTAATGCTGCAATAATATTTCCAGCAGAACCCGCCGTGGTTACAATATCCATTGCTTTAAGAGCTGTTGCTTTACTATTATCACCAGCTTTAAAAGTTCCAGCAGTTACTTCAACAGCATTTAAGGTGTTAAGACTTTCTTTAATCGTAAAAACTTTTGATTGAAATTTCTCAACCACAAATTCATAAATTATTGTTTCAAATGATAAAAAACTTATTTGCAATTGTTGATTTCCAGTGGCAGAAGTAGTAAAACTAAAGTTGCCATTTTCGTCAGATGTACTCCCATCGTAAGTGCCAATTACAAAAACATTAGCTCCTGAAACTGGAATTCCTTGTTCGTCGATAATTTGTCCTTTAATTTGGGTTTGTCCAAAAGAAATTAGTGAAGTAAATACGATTAAATAAGATAAGATTGTTTTCATTTTTATGATTTTGATGAAGCAAAGTTGCAATTGTATAATCAGGTTTAAAATTGAACCTAACCCAACTGTCATTTTTGTAGGATGAATTGTAACTTTCCCGATTTTATTTACTTTTACCAAAATTTGTTTCATGGCCTACCAAGATATTTTAGACGAAATTTATAATGAAGTCATCCAAATTGAGAACACCGGAAAAGTTGCCGATTACATTCCGGAATTAGCAAAAGTTGATGCAAATAAATTCGGAATTGCTTTAATAGACAATCATCAAAACGTGTTTTCAAAAGGTGATGCTTCAGAGAAATTTTCAATTCAAAGTATTTCAAAAGTTATTACCACTTCGCTTATTTTTTCTAAAATAGGAAACGATTTATGGCAACGCGTTGGTTATGAACCTTCAGGAAATTCGTTTAATTCA
It encodes the following:
- a CDS encoding TonB-dependent receptor, encoding MKTILSYLIVFTSLISFGQTQIKGQIIDEQGIPVSGANVFVIGTYDGSTSDENGNFSFTTSATGNQQLQISFLSFETIIYEFVVEKFQSKVFTIKESLNTLNAVEVTAGTFKAGDNSKATALKAMDIVTTAGSAGNIIAALETLPGTQTVGENGRLFVRGGEADETQTYVDGIRVGQPYGVSANNVPTRGRFSPFLFSGITFSTGGYSAEFGDALSSVLLMNTIDEPIQNQTDISIMTVGVGLGKTRKWDKSSFSLNTSYINLAPYQKMVPQNLDWNKPVQSLSGESIFRYKFKNGIFKFYSAFDYSTFDLNQKDINFDEKIRFDLKNNNFYFNTSYKGYLNDNLQLQTGLSYGYAQNKIGISADKVANNERTLHSKFKLRNSFSNRFKLSVGADFFHTNFDENFNVFGYGYENNTIAFYSEAEVLLSKKVAFNVGLRSSNASIVDEFTVEPRVSFAYKVAENSQFSMAYGNFNQTARQDYLKFDSNLDYETTSHYILNYMYNKKGRMFRAEVYYKDYEDLVKYDGTLANFDSNYNNNGFGYAKGLDLFWRDNNSIKNLDYWISYSYIDSERDFRNYENQVTPSFVANHNFSLVTKYWMDKWKSQISATYSFNSGRPYDNPNVTEFMSGKTKSFTNLSLSWAYLLSQQKILFFSVTNILGTENVFGYQYANSADTTGQFQRQAITQAADRFIFVGFFWTISDNKKSNNLDNL